A genomic stretch from Mycobacterium malmoense includes:
- a CDS encoding type I polyketide synthase, which yields MTAQQRAALSDEFSRAARTAMAEPVAVVGIGCRLPGDVTGPESFWELLVQGRNAISEIPADRWDAEAFYSPDPLTPGHMTTKWGGFVPDIAGFDAEFFGITPREAAAMDPQQRMLLEVAWEALENAGIPTDSLAGTRTGIMVGAYFNEYQSMLASSPDKVDAYTGTGNSHSITAGRISYLLGLRGPAVAVDTACSSSLAAIHLACQSLRLRESDLALAGGVSVTLRPETQIAISAWGLLSLRGRCATFDAAADGFVRGEGAGMVVLKRLTDAVRDGDRVLAVVRGSAVNQDGRSNGITAPNTAAQCDVIADALRSADVAPESVHYVEAHGTGTALGDPIEFEALAATYGRGDGSCALGAVKTNIGHLEAAAGVAGFIKAVLAVQRGRIPPNLHFSQWNPAIDASPTRFFVPVDNVAWPSDSGPRRAAVSSFGLGGTNAHVIVEQGPELSPTTEREPDTGISVLVVSGKSARRVAVTASVLAEWMEGPGAGVGVAEVAHTLNHHRARHATFGTVVARDRAQAVEGLRALATGQRAPGVVGPADGAVGPGTVFVYSGRGSQWAGMGRRLLAEEPAFAAAVDDLEPVFVERAGFSLRQMLERGQELVGIEQIQLGVIGMQLALTALWRSHGITPDLVIGHSMGEVAAAVVAGALTPAEGLQITATRSRLMAPLSGQGAMALLELDAAATEALIADHPHVTLGIYNSPRQTVISGPTGEIEALIEAVRAQNRFASRVNIEVAPHNPAMDALQPAMRSELADLAPQTPTIPILSTTYEDLDIRPVFDAEHWATNMRNPVRFQQAITRAGADHHTFIEISPHPLLTQAILDTLHAAQHGSKYTSVATLQRDADDTVTFHTHLNTVRTTPPQTAHPTEPHPALPTTPWHHTHHWLTTTAASPQVLAPLGSQHRNGVAVSADGASRGTGGPLDDWCHQVVWPVKPLANAEDPRAGRWLVVGDADPAADLAAELGSELGHAAVTLAADADPAALATALGGVDRVLYAPQAPGDPLDVGSAYRLFHQVRRLSAAMVAAGSPARLFLVTRNAQPVTDGDRANPAHGVLWGLGRTLALEHPEIWGGIIDFDASTPAQVVARQVLNETSSADGEDQVVYRSGARHVPRLRKHILPTGPVALDAEASQLVIGATGNIGPHLIGQLARMGAKTIVAVSRNPGTRLQELSESLATQGINLVTAAADATDEAAMGALFDRFGADLPPLEGIYLAAFAGQPVLLDDMTNDDVHAMFAPKLDAAALLHRLSLKTPVRHFVLFSSISGLTGSRWLAHYTATSGYLDALAHARRVMGLPATTVNWGLWKSLADAEHQFSQVSLGSGLLPMDDQTAIAALPLAMSPAAGTHSVVVAADWPLLAAAYRTRGSLRIVDDLLPVADETATPDSEFRLALQKCRPERRRDMLHQQVSTLAAKVMGLPPNESLDPSTGFFQLGMDSLMSVTLQRALSDSLGESLPASVIFDYPTVYDLTDYLAGALPELTEVGGEPVADAYDELTEAELLEQLSERLRGTR from the coding sequence ATGACGGCGCAGCAGCGCGCCGCCCTATCCGACGAGTTTTCCCGGGCCGCGCGCACCGCCATGGCCGAACCCGTTGCGGTGGTGGGGATTGGCTGCCGCCTTCCGGGCGACGTGACCGGGCCGGAGAGCTTCTGGGAACTGTTGGTCCAGGGCCGGAATGCGATCTCCGAGATCCCGGCGGATCGCTGGGACGCGGAGGCTTTCTACAGCCCCGACCCGTTGACCCCCGGGCACATGACGACCAAGTGGGGCGGTTTTGTGCCCGACATCGCCGGCTTCGACGCCGAGTTTTTCGGCATCACCCCGCGCGAAGCCGCCGCGATGGACCCGCAGCAGCGCATGCTGCTCGAGGTCGCCTGGGAAGCCCTCGAAAATGCCGGCATCCCAACGGATTCGCTGGCCGGCACCCGCACCGGCATCATGGTCGGCGCCTACTTCAACGAATACCAGTCCATGCTGGCCTCCAGCCCGGACAAGGTGGACGCCTACACGGGAACCGGCAACTCGCACAGCATCACCGCGGGACGGATCTCGTACCTGCTGGGGCTGCGCGGTCCGGCGGTGGCGGTCGACACGGCGTGCTCGTCGTCCCTGGCGGCCATCCACCTCGCCTGCCAGAGCCTGCGGCTGCGGGAGAGTGACTTGGCGCTGGCGGGCGGGGTCAGCGTGACCCTGCGTCCCGAGACCCAAATCGCCATCTCCGCATGGGGACTGCTGTCCCTCCGGGGCCGGTGCGCCACCTTCGACGCGGCGGCCGACGGGTTTGTGCGCGGCGAGGGCGCCGGGATGGTGGTGCTCAAGCGGCTCACCGACGCGGTGCGCGACGGGGACCGGGTGCTGGCGGTGGTGCGCGGCTCGGCGGTCAACCAGGACGGCCGGTCCAACGGCATCACCGCGCCGAACACCGCGGCCCAGTGCGACGTCATCGCCGACGCGCTGCGGTCGGCCGACGTGGCGCCGGAAAGCGTGCACTACGTGGAGGCCCACGGGACCGGAACGGCGCTCGGGGATCCGATCGAGTTCGAGGCGCTGGCGGCCACGTATGGTCGCGGCGACGGCTCGTGCGCGCTGGGGGCCGTGAAGACGAACATCGGGCATCTCGAGGCGGCGGCCGGGGTGGCCGGGTTCATCAAGGCGGTGCTGGCGGTGCAGCGTGGCCGGATTCCGCCGAACCTGCATTTCTCGCAGTGGAATCCGGCGATCGACGCGTCGCCGACGCGTTTTTTCGTTCCCGTCGACAACGTTGCCTGGCCGTCGGATTCGGGTCCGCGCCGGGCGGCGGTGTCCTCCTTCGGCCTGGGCGGGACGAACGCGCACGTGATCGTCGAGCAGGGTCCGGAATTGTCGCCCACCACCGAGCGCGAGCCCGACACCGGGATATCGGTGTTGGTGGTGTCGGGGAAGTCGGCGCGGCGGGTGGCGGTGACGGCGTCGGTGTTGGCGGAGTGGATGGAGGGTCCCGGGGCCGGGGTGGGTGTGGCCGAGGTGGCGCATACGCTTAACCATCACCGGGCCCGGCACGCCACCTTCGGCACCGTGGTGGCCCGCGATCGCGCCCAGGCGGTAGAGGGGCTGCGGGCGTTGGCCACTGGCCAGCGCGCCCCGGGGGTGGTGGGTCCGGCCGACGGTGCCGTCGGGCCGGGCACGGTGTTCGTCTACTCCGGACGCGGGTCGCAGTGGGCCGGGATGGGCCGCCGACTGCTGGCCGAGGAGCCCGCGTTCGCCGCCGCGGTCGACGACCTGGAGCCGGTCTTCGTTGAGCGGGCAGGGTTTTCGCTGCGCCAGATGCTCGAGCGCGGCCAGGAGCTGGTCGGTATCGAACAGATCCAGCTGGGCGTGATCGGCATGCAGCTGGCCCTGACCGCGCTGTGGCGCTCCCACGGGATTACCCCCGATTTGGTGATCGGGCACTCCATGGGAGAGGTCGCCGCCGCCGTGGTCGCCGGCGCGCTCACCCCCGCCGAGGGGCTGCAGATCACCGCGACGCGATCGCGGCTGATGGCACCGCTATCCGGGCAGGGAGCCATGGCGTTGCTCGAACTCGACGCCGCCGCGACCGAGGCGTTGATCGCCGACCATCCGCACGTCACGTTGGGGATCTACAATTCGCCGCGGCAAACGGTGATTTCGGGGCCCACCGGTGAGATCGAGGCGTTGATCGAAGCGGTGCGCGCCCAGAATCGGTTTGCCAGCCGGGTCAATATCGAGGTGGCCCCGCACAATCCGGCCATGGACGCCCTGCAACCCGCGATGCGTTCGGAGCTGGCCGACCTGGCGCCGCAGACACCGACCATTCCGATCCTCTCCACCACGTACGAAGACCTCGATATCCGCCCGGTGTTCGATGCCGAACACTGGGCCACCAACATGCGCAACCCGGTGCGCTTCCAACAGGCCATCACCCGCGCGGGCGCCGACCACCACACCTTCATCGAAATCAGCCCCCACCCCCTCCTCACCCAGGCCATCCTCGACACCTTGCACGCCGCCCAACACGGCAGCAAATACACCAGCGTGGCCACCCTGCAGCGCGACGCCGACGACACCGTCACCTTCCACACCCACCTCAACACCGTGCGCACCACCCCACCCCAAACCGCGCACCCAACCGAACCACACCCCGCCCTGCCCACCACCCCCTGGCACCACACCCACCACTGGCTCACCACCACGGCCGCAAGCCCACAAGTGCTGGCGCCGTTGGGATCTCAGCATCGCAACGGCGTCGCGGTGAGCGCGGACGGGGCGTCACGGGGCACTGGCGGCCCCCTCGACGACTGGTGCCATCAGGTTGTCTGGCCGGTCAAGCCCCTCGCCAATGCCGAAGATCCACGCGCCGGCCGGTGGCTGGTGGTGGGCGACGCCGACCCGGCCGCCGACCTGGCCGCCGAATTGGGCTCCGAATTGGGCCATGCCGCAGTCACGTTGGCCGCCGACGCCGATCCGGCGGCGCTGGCCACGGCGCTCGGCGGCGTCGACCGCGTGCTCTACGCGCCCCAGGCCCCCGGCGACCCCCTCGACGTCGGGTCGGCCTACCGACTGTTTCATCAGGTGCGCCGGCTATCCGCGGCGATGGTCGCCGCCGGTTCGCCGGCGCGGCTGTTCCTCGTGACCCGCAACGCCCAGCCCGTCACCGACGGCGATCGAGCCAACCCCGCCCACGGGGTGCTGTGGGGCCTGGGACGCACCCTCGCGCTGGAACACCCCGAAATCTGGGGCGGCATCATCGATTTCGATGCTTCGACGCCCGCCCAGGTGGTGGCCAGGCAAGTGCTCAACGAGACCAGCTCCGCCGATGGCGAAGACCAGGTCGTCTACCGGTCGGGGGCGCGCCACGTGCCCCGGCTGCGCAAACACATCCTGCCTACCGGGCCGGTCGCGCTGGACGCCGAGGCCAGCCAGCTGGTCATCGGCGCCACCGGCAACATCGGGCCGCACCTGATCGGCCAGCTGGCCCGGATGGGCGCGAAGACCATCGTCGCGGTGTCCCGCAACCCCGGCACCCGCCTGCAGGAACTGTCCGAAAGCCTTGCCACGCAAGGGATCAACCTCGTCACCGCCGCCGCCGACGCCACCGACGAGGCCGCCATGGGCGCGCTGTTCGACCGGTTCGGCGCCGACCTGCCACCCCTGGAAGGCATCTACCTGGCGGCCTTCGCCGGCCAACCCGTCCTGCTCGACGACATGACCAACGACGACGTCCACGCGATGTTCGCACCCAAGCTCGACGCCGCCGCGCTATTGCACCGGTTGTCGCTGAAAACACCGGTGCGCCACTTCGTGCTGTTCTCCTCCATCTCCGGGCTGACCGGCTCCCGCTGGCTGGCCCACTACACCGCCACCAGCGGCTACCTCGACGCCCTCGCCCACGCGCGCCGGGTCATGGGGTTGCCGGCCACCACCGTCAACTGGGGACTGTGGAAGTCCCTGGCCGACGCCGAACACCAATTCAGCCAGGTCAGCCTGGGATCCGGGTTGCTGCCCATGGATGATCAGACCGCCATCGCCGCGCTGCCGCTGGCGATGAGCCCCGCCGCCGGAACGCATTCCGTCGTGGTAGCCGCGGATTGGCCGCTGCTCGCCGCCGCCTACCGCACCCGCGGATCGCTGCGCATCGTCGACGACCTCCTGCCGGTCGCGGATGAGACGGCCACGCCGGACAGCGAATTCCGTCTCGCCCTGCAGAAATGCCGGCCGGAACGTCGCCGCGACATGCTGCACCAACAGGTCAGCACGCTGGCCGCCAAGGTGATGGGCCTGCCGCCCAACGAGTCGCTCGATCCCTCGACCGGCTTCTTCCAACTCGGGATGGACTCGCTGATGAGCGTCACGCTGCAGCGGGCGTTGTCCGACAGCCTCGGCGAATCCCTGCCCGCGTCCGTGATTTTCGACTATCCGACCGTCTACGACCTCACCGATTACCTGGCCGGCGCGCTGCCCGAGCTCACCGAGGTCGGCGGCGAGCCGGTCGCCGACGCCTACGACGAACTCACCGAAGCCGAGTTGTTGGAACAACTTTCGGAAAGACTACGAGGAACGCGATGA
- a CDS encoding type I polyketide synthase — MTSGINDEADLRHWLVDYLVTNIGCTPDEVDPDLSLADLGVSSREAVVLSGELSELLGKNVSPIEFWQHPTINTLAAYLTAPEPEPEADAALKRPIRNSLDEPIAVIGMGCRFPGGISGPEALWQFLCERGCSIGQVPPERWRPFEDGSPEAAAALARTTRWGSFLPDIDAFDAEFFEISPSEADKMDPQQRLLLEVAWEALEHAGIPPGALRRSQTGVFAGACLSEYGAIASTDLCQVDGWSNTGGATSIIANRLSYFLDLRGPSVAVDTACSSSLVAIHLACQSLRTQDSHLAIAAGVNLLLSPAVFRGFDQVGALSPTGKCRAFDAAADGFVRGEGAGVVVLKRLTDAQRDGNRVLAVICGSAVNQDGHSNGLMAPNPAAQMAVLRAAYTNAGMQPNEVDYVETHGTGTLLGDPIEARALGTVLGRGRPENSPLLIGAVKTNIGHTEAAAGIVGFIKAVLAVERGQIPPNQRFESPNPHIPFDDLRMKVIDTQTDWPDTGRPRRAGVSSFGFGGTNAHVVLEQGQDVTLAPQAGSDPAVSTLVVSGKSARRVAVTASVLAEWMEGPGADVGVAEVAHTLNHHRARHATFGTVVARDRAQAVEGLRALATGQRAPGVVGPADGAVGPGTVFVYSGRGSQWAGMGRRLLAEEPAFAAAVDDLEPVFVERAGFSLRQMLERGQELVGIEQIQLGVIGMQLALTALWRSHGITPDLVIGHSMGEVAAAVVAGALTPAEGLQITATRSRLMAPLSGQGAMALLELDAAATEALIADHPHVTLGIYNSPRQTVISGPTGEIEALIEAVRAQNRFASRVNIEVAPHNPAMDALQPAMRSELADLAPQTPTIPILSTTYEDLDIRPVFDAEHWATNMRNPVRFQQAITRAGADHHTFIEISPHPLLTQAILDTLHAAQHGSKYTSVATLQRDADDTVTFHTHLNTVRTTPPQTAHPTEPHPALPTTPWHHTHHWLTTTPVTLQLPETPRRNGFAPVGAAGSEYLDGWCYRLTWPAKPLADAGQTAGGGRWLVVGGTDLAAELGSELGHAAVTLAADADPAALATALGGVDRVLYAPPAPGDPLHVGSAYQLFHEVRRLAAAMVTAGSPATLFVVTRNAQPVTDGDRANPAHGVLWGLGRTLALEHPEIWGGIIDFDGSVPAELAMPRLLSEVTGGDGEDQVVYRRGVRHVPRLQQRTVPTDSPVALDAGACQLVIGATGNIGPYLIGQLARMGAKTIVAVSRNPGTRLQELSESLAAQGINLVTVAADATDEAAMGALFDRFGADLPPLEGIYLAAFAGQPVLLDDMTNDDVHAMFAPKLDAAALLHRLSLKTPVRHFVLFSSISGLTGSRWLAHYTATSGYLDALAHARRTLGLPATTVNWGLWKSLADAQGDAGQISVESGLLPMDDEVAITALPLAMSPAAGTHSVVVAADWPLLAAAYRTRGSLRIVDDLLPKSSDASPIPARDWSRLSPAEVRDELHTGLRGIAARELRIPESDLESDRPLAELGLNSLMAMAIRREAEMLVGIELSATMLFNYPTVASLAKYLTKLVAPQADSEKDEIAALSASAGSTLDSLFDRIESSSVAAEEPA, encoded by the coding sequence ATGACGTCCGGCATCAACGATGAAGCGGACCTTCGCCACTGGCTCGTCGACTACCTGGTGACAAATATCGGCTGCACACCGGACGAGGTGGATCCCGACCTGTCGCTGGCCGACCTAGGCGTGAGCTCTCGCGAGGCGGTCGTGCTCTCTGGCGAGTTGTCAGAGTTGCTGGGCAAGAACGTCTCTCCGATCGAATTCTGGCAACACCCGACGATCAACACGTTGGCCGCGTACCTCACCGCCCCGGAGCCCGAGCCCGAGGCGGACGCCGCACTCAAGCGCCCCATTCGAAACTCGCTCGACGAACCGATCGCCGTCATCGGGATGGGGTGCCGCTTCCCGGGGGGCATATCGGGGCCGGAAGCGTTGTGGCAGTTCCTCTGTGAGCGCGGTTGCTCGATCGGGCAGGTCCCGCCCGAACGATGGCGGCCATTCGAAGACGGCTCACCCGAGGCGGCGGCGGCGCTGGCCCGCACCACGCGGTGGGGCTCGTTCCTGCCCGATATCGACGCCTTCGACGCGGAGTTTTTCGAGATCTCCCCCAGCGAAGCGGACAAGATGGACCCGCAGCAACGCCTGCTACTGGAGGTGGCCTGGGAAGCGTTGGAGCACGCCGGAATCCCACCCGGCGCGCTACGGCGATCACAGACGGGAGTGTTCGCCGGGGCATGCCTGAGTGAATACGGCGCCATTGCCTCCACCGATCTGTGTCAGGTCGACGGATGGAGCAATACCGGCGGCGCGACGAGCATCATCGCCAACCGGCTCTCCTATTTCCTGGACCTACGCGGTCCATCCGTGGCGGTGGACACCGCATGCTCGTCGTCGTTGGTGGCGATCCACCTTGCCTGCCAAAGCCTTCGGACCCAGGATTCCCATCTGGCAATCGCGGCCGGCGTGAATCTGCTGTTGTCCCCGGCGGTTTTTCGTGGTTTCGACCAAGTGGGCGCGTTGTCACCGACGGGCAAGTGCCGCGCGTTCGATGCGGCGGCCGACGGGTTTGTGCGGGGCGAGGGCGCCGGGGTGGTGGTGCTCAAGCGGCTCACCGACGCGCAGCGCGACGGCAACCGGGTGCTTGCGGTGATCTGCGGCTCGGCGGTCAACCAGGACGGCCACTCCAACGGGCTGATGGCCCCCAACCCGGCCGCCCAGATGGCGGTGCTGCGCGCCGCCTACACCAACGCGGGGATGCAGCCGAACGAGGTCGACTATGTCGAAACTCACGGGACCGGAACCCTATTGGGTGACCCCATCGAAGCGCGCGCGCTCGGCACGGTGCTGGGTCGCGGCCGCCCCGAGAATAGTCCCCTTCTCATCGGTGCGGTGAAGACGAACATCGGTCACACGGAGGCGGCCGCCGGAATCGTGGGCTTCATCAAGGCGGTGCTGGCGGTCGAACGCGGCCAGATTCCGCCGAATCAACGCTTCGAAAGCCCGAACCCGCACATCCCCTTTGATGATTTGCGAATGAAAGTTATTGATACACAAACTGACTGGCCGGACACGGGGCGCCCGCGCCGGGCCGGGGTGTCGTCGTTCGGATTCGGCGGCACGAACGCGCACGTGGTGCTCGAGCAGGGCCAGGACGTGACCTTGGCACCCCAAGCGGGCTCCGATCCGGCGGTGTCGACGCTGGTGGTGTCGGGGAAGTCGGCGCGGCGGGTGGCGGTGACGGCGTCGGTGTTGGCGGAGTGGATGGAGGGCCCCGGCGCCGACGTGGGTGTGGCCGAGGTGGCGCATACGCTTAACCATCACCGGGCCCGGCACGCCACCTTCGGCACCGTGGTGGCCCGCGATCGCGCCCAGGCGGTAGAGGGGCTGCGGGCGTTGGCCACTGGCCAGCGCGCCCCGGGGGTGGTGGGTCCGGCCGACGGTGCCGTCGGGCCGGGCACGGTGTTCGTCTACTCCGGACGCGGGTCGCAGTGGGCCGGGATGGGCCGCCGACTGCTGGCCGAGGAGCCCGCGTTCGCCGCCGCGGTCGACGACCTGGAGCCGGTCTTCGTTGAGCGGGCAGGGTTTTCGCTGCGCCAGATGCTCGAGCGCGGCCAGGAGCTGGTCGGTATCGAACAGATCCAGCTGGGCGTGATCGGCATGCAGCTGGCCCTGACCGCGCTGTGGCGCTCCCACGGGATTACCCCCGATTTGGTGATCGGGCACTCCATGGGAGAGGTCGCCGCCGCCGTGGTCGCCGGCGCGCTCACCCCCGCCGAGGGGCTGCAGATCACCGCGACGCGATCGCGGCTGATGGCACCGCTATCCGGGCAGGGAGCCATGGCGTTGCTCGAACTCGACGCCGCCGCGACCGAGGCGTTGATCGCCGACCATCCGCACGTCACGTTGGGGATCTACAATTCGCCGCGGCAAACGGTGATTTCGGGGCCCACCGGTGAGATCGAGGCGTTGATCGAAGCGGTGCGCGCCCAGAATCGGTTTGCCAGCCGGGTCAATATCGAGGTGGCCCCGCACAATCCGGCCATGGACGCCCTGCAACCCGCGATGCGTTCGGAGCTGGCCGACCTGGCGCCGCAGACACCGACCATTCCGATCCTCTCCACCACGTACGAAGACCTCGATATCCGCCCGGTGTTCGATGCCGAACACTGGGCCACCAACATGCGCAACCCGGTGCGCTTCCAACAGGCCATCACCCGCGCGGGCGCCGACCACCACACCTTCATCGAAATCAGCCCCCACCCCCTCCTCACCCAGGCCATCCTCGACACCTTGCACGCCGCCCAACACGGCAGCAAATACACCAGCGTGGCCACCCTGCAGCGCGACGCCGACGACACCGTCACCTTCCACACCCACCTCAACACCGTGCGCACCACCCCACCCCAAACCGCGCACCCAACCGAACCACACCCCGCCCTGCCCACCACCCCCTGGCACCACACCCACCACTGGCTCACCACCACACCGGTCACGCTGCAACTGCCGGAAACCCCGCGCCGCAACGGTTTTGCGCCCGTTGGTGCGGCGGGGTCCGAGTACCTGGACGGCTGGTGCTACCGACTGACGTGGCCGGCGAAGCCCCTTGCCGATGCCGGGCAGACTGCCGGGGGTGGCCGGTGGCTGGTGGTGGGTGGTACCGACCTGGCCGCCGAATTGGGCTCCGAATTGGGCCATGCCGCAGTCACGTTGGCCGCCGACGCCGATCCGGCGGCGCTGGCCACGGCGCTCGGCGGCGTCGACCGCGTGCTCTACGCGCCCCCGGCCCCCGGCGACCCCCTTCACGTCGGGTCGGCCTACCAACTCTTCCACGAGGTGCGCCGGCTGGCCGCGGCGATGGTCACCGCCGGTTCGCCGGCCACGTTGTTTGTCGTGACCCGCAACGCCCAGCCCGTCACGGACGGCGATCGAGCCAACCCCGCCCACGGGGTGCTGTGGGGCCTGGGACGCACCCTCGCGCTGGAACACCCCGAAATCTGGGGCGGCATCATCGATTTCGACGGCTCGGTGCCCGCCGAGCTGGCCATGCCGCGGCTGCTGAGCGAGGTCACCGGCGGCGATGGCGAAGACCAGGTGGTCTACCGGCGGGGTGTGCGGCACGTGCCGCGGCTGCAACAGCGAACCGTGCCAACCGATTCGCCGGTCGCGCTGGACGCCGGCGCGTGCCAGCTGGTCATCGGCGCCACCGGCAACATCGGGCCGTACCTGATCGGCCAGCTGGCCCGGATGGGCGCAAAGACCATCGTCGCGGTGTCCCGCAACCCCGGCACCCGCCTGCAGGAACTGTCCGAAAGCCTTGCCGCGCAAGGGATCAACCTCGTCACCGTCGCCGCCGACGCCACCGACGAGGCCGCCATGGGCGCGCTGTTCGACCGGTTCGGCGCCGACCTACCACCCCTGGAAGGCATCTACCTGGCGGCCTTCGCCGGCCAACCCGTCCTGCTCGACGACATGACCAACGACGACGTCCACGCGATGTTCGCACCCAAGCTCGACGCCGCCGCGCTATTGCACCGACTGTCGCTGAAAACACCGGTGCGCCACTTCGTGCTGTTCTCCTCCATCTCCGGGCTGACCGGCTCCCGCTGGCTGGCCCACTACACCGCCACCAGCGGCTACCTCGACGCCCTCGCCCACGCGCGCCGCACCCTGGGGTTGCCGGCCACCACCGTCAACTGGGGACTGTGGAAGTCCCTGGCCGACGCCCAAGGCGATGCCGGCCAGATCAGTGTGGAGTCCGGGTTGCTGCCCATGGACGACGAGGTCGCGATCACCGCGCTGCCGCTGGCGATGAGCCCCGCCGCCGGAACGCATTCCGTCGTGGTCGCCGCGGATTGGCCGCTGCTCGCGGCCGCCTACCGCACCCGCGGATCGCTGCGCATCGTCGACGACCTCCTGCCGAAATCTTCCGACGCGTCGCCGATCCCGGCGCGGGATTGGTCGCGTCTGTCACCGGCGGAGGTGCGCGACGAGTTGCACACCGGGCTGCGTGGCATCGCCGCCCGCGAGCTGCGGATTCCGGAGTCGGACCTGGAATCCGACCGGCCGCTCGCCGAGCTGGGCCTGAATTCCCTTATGGCAATGGCGATTCGGCGCGAAGCCGAAATGCTCGTGGGCATCGAGTTGTCGGCGACCATGCTGTTCAACTATCCGACCGTCGCGTCACTGGCCAAATATCTAACCAAACTTGTGGCACCGCAAGCTGATTCAGAAAAAGACGAGATCGCGGCGCTGTCCGCTTCGGCGGGAAGCACATTGGACAGCTTGTTTGACCGCATCGAGTCGTCGTCTGTCGCCGCCGAGGAGCCGGCGTAG
- the fadD26 gene encoding long-chain-fatty-acid--AMP ligase FAAL26/FadD26, which yields MPVTATSIPALLQERADQRPDAVAFTYIDYEQDAAGFAESLTWSQVSRRASMLAEELALCGSPGDRAVISAPPGLEYVVAFLGALQAGFIAVPLSTPQFGSHDERVSAVLRDSQPVAILTTSAVVSDVNKYACPQNGQPAPLVIEVDLLDLDSPREPLSAPRCSSGAAYLQYTSGSTRTPAGVIVSHQNVIANVTQGMHAYFGDPTRIPPVTVVSWLPLYHDMGLILGIGLPLMSGRSAVLMSPMSFLRRPARWMQLLAKSRRSFSAAPNFAFELAVRRTSDDDMAGLDLGDTYGIINGSERIHVATVKRFTERFTGFNLNPAAIRPSYGLAEATLYVATSDAGLPPKAVRFDYEDLTTGQARPCGNEGAVGTELVSYGSPDPSSVRIVNPENRIENPPGTVGEIWVRGEHVALGYWRKPEQTAHVFNARLVDPAPGTPEGSWLRTGDLGVIADGELFIVGRIKDLLIVDGRNHYPDDIEATIQEITGGRAAAISVPDDITEQLVAIIELNHRGASEEEAVLKLRSVKREVTSAISKSHSLRVADLVLVPPGSIPVTTSGKIRRSACVERYRSDGFKRLDVAV from the coding sequence ATGCCGGTAACCGCCACGTCCATACCTGCCCTGCTGCAGGAGCGGGCCGACCAACGGCCCGACGCGGTGGCGTTCACGTACATCGACTATGAGCAGGACGCGGCAGGGTTTGCTGAGAGCCTGACGTGGTCACAGGTTTCGCGACGCGCGAGCATGCTGGCCGAGGAGCTCGCCCTGTGCGGCTCGCCGGGCGACCGGGCGGTGATTTCGGCGCCGCCGGGACTGGAATACGTCGTGGCCTTTCTCGGGGCGTTGCAGGCCGGTTTCATCGCGGTACCGCTCTCGACACCGCAATTCGGCAGCCACGACGAGCGGGTTTCCGCGGTGCTGCGCGATTCGCAGCCCGTGGCCATCCTCACCACCTCGGCCGTGGTCAGCGATGTCAACAAGTACGCCTGCCCCCAGAACGGGCAGCCCGCCCCGCTCGTCATCGAGGTCGACCTTCTCGACCTGGATTCGCCCCGCGAACCGCTGAGCGCTCCTCGTTGCTCGTCCGGCGCCGCGTATCTGCAATACACATCGGGGTCGACGCGCACGCCGGCCGGCGTCATCGTGTCCCACCAGAATGTCATCGCCAACGTGACGCAAGGAATGCACGCTTACTTCGGGGATCCCACACGGATTCCGCCCGTGACCGTCGTGTCGTGGCTGCCGCTCTACCACGACATGGGCCTGATTCTCGGGATTGGCCTGCCGCTGATGTCCGGGCGCAGTGCGGTGTTGATGAGCCCCATGTCCTTCCTGCGGCGTCCGGCCCGGTGGATGCAACTTCTCGCCAAAAGCCGCCGGTCCTTTTCCGCGGCACCGAATTTCGCGTTCGAGCTGGCGGTGCGCAGGACGTCCGACGACGACATGGCCGGGCTGGACCTCGGCGACACGTACGGAATCATCAACGGCAGCGAGAGAATCCACGTCGCCACGGTCAAGCGTTTCACCGAGCGGTTCACCGGTTTCAATCTGAACCCGGCGGCGATACGGCCGTCGTACGGGCTGGCCGAGGCGACCCTTTACGTGGCCACGTCCGACGCCGGCCTGCCGCCCAAGGCCGTTCGCTTCGACTACGAGGACCTGACGACCGGTCAGGCCAGGCCCTGCGGGAACGAGGGCGCGGTGGGCACCGAACTCGTCAGCTACGGTTCGCCCGACCCATCGTCCGTGCGAATCGTCAACCCGGAGAACCGAATCGAGAATCCACCGGGGACGGTCGGTGAGATCTGGGTGCGCGGCGAGCATGTGGCCCTGGGGTATTGGCGCAAGCCGGAACAAACCGCGCACGTCTTCAACGCCCGGTTGGTCGACCCCGCGCCGGGAACGCCGGAGGGGTCCTGGCTGCGAACCGGAGACCTGGGCGTCATCGCCGACGGCGAACTATTCATCGTGGGCCGCATCAAAGACCTTCTGATCGTCGACGGCCGCAACCACTATCCCGACGACATCGAGGCGACGATCCAGGAAATCACCGGCGGCCGGGCCGCGGCGATATCGGTGCCCGACGACATCACCGAGCAGCTGGTGGCGATCATCGAACTGAATCATCGCGGGGCCTCCGAGGAAGAGGCGGTGCTCAAACTTCGCTCGGTGAAACGCGAAGTCACATCGGCGATATCGAAGTCGCACAGTCTGCGCGTCGCCGATCTGGTTCTGGTGCCGCCCGGTTCGATACCCGTCACCACGAGCGGCAAGATCCGGCGTTCGGCGTGCGTCGAACGCTATCGAAGCGACGGATTCAAACGGCTGGACGTGGCGGTATGA